From the Hevea brasiliensis isolate MT/VB/25A 57/8 chromosome 13, ASM3005281v1, whole genome shotgun sequence genome, the window GATATCTCTTGATAATTGTGATTCCAACTCTCATCTCCTGGATGAACTTCCCTCTGATAAAAAGGTTGATCAAGAAGTCCAAGATGACTCATGCATATCTTCCGATACAGGCGTTTATTCACAAGGGGCCGAGGTGAAGGTTGAAAGTGATGAGCATTGGACATGTAGTTTTAATGAATTAAGCTGTGGAAGTGGCGGGGATCATGTTTTAGAACCTTTTGATGTCAAAGTTTGGGATTCTGGTTATATGATATGCCCAAAAAGTAAAGTTGACTTTTTGCCTACTTGCAGTATGATCGACGAGGTTTTTGGAGATGGTTCATGAAACTATAAGGCAAAAGATGACTAGAGTCTGAGCTACTGCAAGTGCTTACCTTTAAACTACAGGTGATTGGAAAGCACTTATTCTCCAAGGCTTTGGTTTGAAGCCACTGACCAACAAGTTTTTATTGTAGAAGCAACAGGAGAGTCAAATTTTCTAACGAAGAAATGTGTGTGTCTACATGCGTGTGTACGAGAGATTTAGTTTTGTACATTAATATGGTGTAACGTGGGTAGCCCACCTTTCACTGTAAGATAGTATATTGGAATATTAGTTTCAATCGATTAGGTTTAAATGTATTCTTTGGTCGGTACTGAGAATCTGCAATTTCCAGTTGCTCATTACAGATGTTAAAGTTCAGGGATCCCTCCCTTGTTAAGGGATAAACAGCATGTAGGTGTGTTgtcccttttttcttttttttttttttggggtgggggtggtggtggtgggtgGGTGTGTGTGGGAGAGAGGTGGGGTTTCTATCttgtaattttaaatatattttcctTTCAATGGAGAAATAGTATTTGCATAAATTTTCTCTTCTTGTTTTAGCATGCACATTTGTGGAGTAATGAAGATACACCAGCATGAGGTTGCACTCATGCTTGGCTGGCTAATTAGAAGCTGCACTCTAGCCTACTTACATCATAGCTACCTTAAAAGTAAGATCTATAATAATTCAGGCCGAAATGAGCCAGTATTTCATAGATGACTGCTGAAGTGATTTTTCTGACGAGAACAGGTAATTGTAGGTGGTTTTTTCTGTATTTAGTGAGGACAAAATTCCATGAATCGGAAATGAACAACTGAAGATGATTCTACTGTTTTCAAGATGGCCTTGTTATGTACttctcatttatttgctttccaATGTTACTTGAACATGTTGAGCctgtaaaatttattaaaaatttaaattttcatatatCAGATTCAGAAATTTTGCTGCATTTTTCAACAGGCTTTCCCTTGTTGACCAGTTTCATGGTGTTCATCTCTCTAATTCTTCATTTATTTTTACAAATCCTGGATCAGTCCCAACTATGATTTCCACTCTTTCTGACTTTCGTAGTGACCAATGATTTAAAGCAATATAGGAAGTCAAAAAGATTGATATCCACTGAAGTAGGATTATATTTACACACTTCTGATCTGCAAGAAACAGTGGTGTGGAATATATCCTCTGCAGACATGAAAACTCTTGCTTGATATCATTTCCATTTGGAATTCAGACACACTTATTCCAGCCACTGCATTCTTGTGCTTGCTTACGAGAAAGAGATGCTTTTACTATTTTTAATTAAATGCACTTCTTTGCAAGTTGTGGACCTATTAGCATCTAGCCAGTGCATTACCCAAAAAGCCTATGCTCATTTTTTCTTGGTAGAAAGCTTTCTGATCTTTTTAACCAAGACTAAATCTAGCCCAATATGTTTGACACTGCTTTGCTAAGGAGTGAGTCATTTCAATCTTCATCAAAGTTGGGCTGTACCAAATTGTCAAAATACTCTTACCATATTAACTACCACTTTTATTGGCACATTTTCTCCACCCAATGCATTTAATTTCCTAGCAAGTTTGGGGCAATTTGTTCATAAATCAACTACAAAGGATCATTCATAATGGTGGAATCTGCTAGGAAGGAAGGAGATATTAAATTGACTTTAACAAATTATTGGTCTATTTTTCTTTTGCTAATTTTGCTCTCTTAATGTGCTCATTCTCAAAAGGAGTGGTGGCTGGCACCTTTATGCTAATGCAAGGTATTTGTGTTATATTTTCTTAGTCTAGAACCATCTTCATGGACAAACTTCTAGTTGAAcatttgtaatttaaaaaaaaaaaaacactgtattgcttaaaaaataaattttagtgaCCTACCAATTCAAAAGCATACAAGATATTGTTAAATCCTGGAAGTCAATTTCACTGTGTAAGGAGTCTTCTATGAGCCCAAAGTCCACAGTTGCATTGAGCACAAGAAAATGTGGTTCATGCTTGTGGGATTTCAACAGAAAATGGGGCATGAAATACACTTACTTAGTGGCCAAGAAATTAATGTCAATTAGCAAGTCAACATGACTTGGATTTCTACTAGTTTTGTTTACATATTTGTAAAGATAATGGAGTTTATAATGTAGGATTAGACAAATATATATGGGTTTAGTAGAAAATTGACCTCCCCATTAATGGgtagaaaatttgatttttatgagGAGTCTCAAGTGGAGTGGAAAGCAACTGTACATGTCTGTCTTTGATGAACCAATCTTTGATTCTAACAAACACCCACATGGCTTTGGATAAGGAATATGCAACTATGCAACTCATGGCTAGCTAGCCTAAAAGCAACAAATAAACAAGTTAAGAGTGATAGTGCTGGTGTGCTAACTCCAAACTACCTCTACCATCCAAAAAAGACTAGGTAAGAAATGGGTCCCATTGTAACATATTAATTTCTcaaaataaatgtaattatactttttctttttcttttttgattTTCATATCCACTCTTTTTGAGTATTCCCTAAGCATTGCTGTTGCAAACTTGCTCATCAACACATGCAACATTATTACTTGTATGAAGAAACACATGCGCCTTTATGATTAAAgcatatatatatttcaaaaagAAAGTGCTGGATATGTGCCTGCTTCACAATTGTATAAATAATTTTTGCATATAAAATAAAATCCATGCATTAAGGGCAAGAATTCAAGATACCTCATGCCTATTCTGTATAACTGTTATCcactttttattttttgttatttctatttatccttttaatttttaaggaaaaataataaagaaTTCATATCCACATTTAGTGGGTATATTTAGATTGATTTTTCACCTCAAGGGTAAAGCATTTCCTATTCAGTAAAATATAGAAGATTTGAAATTGTTATCTGTGGAATGAAGCAAAAGAAATTCTCGAAGCAGTACATTTGTAAAGGTAGCTATAGCTTGGACATAGAAGTCAACATATAAGAATCCCTAGGGTGGTGGCAAAGGAAGGAATAATGAGGAAAAGTTTTGGAAGATTAGGGCAAATAAGCAATGGTCCTGACTCTGTGGTCAATTTCTAGGGAAACTAAGTAATTGTCCTACCTATGGTGCATGGTTCCAAATAAGGTTTAGGTCTAGTCATGGATGCAGGGTGATGAATGGAGAAGAGCTTGACAAAGCATAAAGCCAAAGTATAGGGCATATTCTTGTCCAAGTTTTGTTGATATAAATGTTACAAGGCATGGCAGAAGACAAGGGCTGGCCTAATCTTTCCTTGTAAGGTGTCTAGTTGTCCAATTTTGAGCATCACTTTTGGAGGGCCAGCACACTTCACTCTCAAGTGAAGTTTCTATGGGCATTAAGCATTTAGCCAGTagcagtatatatatatataatattccaATAAAGAAGCTACTTGCTAAGCTTATACTACTGCCTCTCTCTCTATTCTATGCCTGCATAAACTATAGTACATATGGATGCTTGTACGTGCAAACAACTTTTAGGTACAACTTACCACACTATAGTTGTTGGACATCTCTTCTCAACCCAACCTTTTCCctataaagattaaaaaaaaaaaaaaaaatcaagcaaTGTTGCCAACTTGCCAAAAAATATTAATACCtttgtttatttttatctattacatttacattttatgtgataattaaagaaataattaaaaaaaattttttacaaaaaaaattagTAATGGATTAAATTACCCTTTATCtcacttaaaaaattatataaatatttattatatttaatagagataaaagataaaattttaaaaaaataattaatactctttaatttttaaaatgtgataaataattttagataaaaaaaacCTAAAtgcaatagataaaaatgaacgaAAGTAGTTCTAGCCTTAACATACTCAATTCTATTTGTCAAGTCAAATCAGAGGAGTGCCTAATTAGTAGTACAAATTCTATTTTCACTTAGCTTTTTGATATTAGTTACAAATAATAgtataatatttaatttccttcTGAATAAATTCTTAGTGGGTACTGATAATATTGGTCAACTAGCATCTGTAAGTTGCAATTAACTTGTCatttttttcattaataaaaCTCCTCATATACCAGCATATTAAACTACATTGTTCAGTGACCTGCCTTCAATGATCTTTCAGAAAATTATCTCTGAAACCAAGTTAATTAGAGTCTTAATTAATtggtatataatatataattgaaGTTGTTAATCAATAATTGGGTTGGCTCTCACATTGTGCTACACATACCACATATATAATGTGCATGCACATGTTGATTGGTTACAGACTATTTTATCTACAAAAGCAGCCCAAAATATGCTCTAATTATCACTTTTCTTTGCAAAGGATTTCATTTTCTCTCTGATGCatcaaataacaaaaaataaaaaaacaaaaattaacaatGCAGTAGAGTGCCGGCAAGAAGGGCACAAAAGAAGGGATTTCTtgcaaagaaaaaataaccagttgGTGCCCTAATAAGACAGTTAAACTACGGTTAGTGCGAGGAAATTAAGTAGCCGGCTTTCTCCCTCTCTTTCACTCTGGTTGGAATTCGAACTTGAGTCCTTATAGTCCTGTAAATGACCACTTATTTAAGAGGTTGTTCTTAATTCTTCCTCTGATTTCTTTtctttaaggaaaaaaaaaaaaagaatttataaGAAACATCTCTATGATCTAAGCCTGGCCATGATTTATATTTAAGTTTTGGGTGAATTTAGCTGGGCTATCTATGAGGGTAGGTGATAACTTGGAGGAGAGTGGAGAGAGTAGCTTGAGTGAGTAGTTTTTGTTTTGATGATGCATCGCATAGGATCTTACAACTTGGGAGCCTGCTATAATTCAAGATTTGGGCTGCAGGTGCAAGTGCAACTTTATCTGGCATATATGTTTCCATCTCAGTGTTTCACTTAAGGCTAGCCATTTGTTTAATTTATGTCTCTTAATATCAATATAGCATCTTCAAGAGGAAGGAATcactataattaaaattaatcaacTTCTTAATTAATTTGGCTACTTAGCTAAAGTGGTCCTGCTATATCTTAGCATGGGTTGAAATTTTTATAttgattataatataatatatgaacCCTGGATATACCTTTGTTTGGAAAGAAGGCCATTTGGGTCATATTTCAGTAGGCAATCCCTTTTACTGCAATATAGGCAATTTCTATGCAGCCATATGAGAGATCAGGGGAGACTTCGCTAAGGGTCGGCTCAGGACCTTTGCTTGTCCAACACAGTGCATTCTCAACTTGAGTACACGTGCTTTCTTTCCTCTTTCCTTTACCTCTTTTTATCTTTACTTCCATGCATGGAATTCTTCTCCTAAATATAGTGAACTTGTAGTTGTGgggggagagagagaaagaaacaaAGAAATAGTCACTTGCTTTCTGTCTCTCTCTCTTGGTATTTCTTCTTTGGCTTTGTTCATTGCCATCATTTGCAACAAAGGCAACAGACCCACAAGCTCTCCcaatttgatcttctttttttttttttctcttgaaaATTTCAACTgcacaagaagttaaataagcTAGTAGATATTCACTTCTAGGCCTCTGTTTTTGTTCATCTCCCTCTTTTCTCTACATCTAGGTCTTTTTCTTGCTCCAAAGTTCTCTGATATCTGAGATAGATTCTTGTCGAATCACCTCAGGAATATGAACTGACTTAATTTACTCTCAAGATTTGAACTTTCATCTTGTTTTTCTGATTTGGGTCTCCAACTAATTGTCTTCTTACTGGGGGATCCTCTCTTTCATTACCATTTTGGCCTCCAGTTTTAGTGTAATTGAAGCATTGTTTCAAGTTCTTTGATCAGATTTGAAGTTTCCATTTACTTGTACGATTTGTTTCTCTTCTTTCTTCAATTTCGGTGATTCAAATTCATGGAAGAAGACCAACAATTCAAACATGTGTGCAAGTTCTGCTGCAAGAGCTTCTCTTGTGGTAGATCCTTGGGTGGTCACATGAGGTCTCACATGATTAATGATATTACAGCTCAAGCTGATGGTACTAAGCTCACCAAGAAAAAGCTCCCATCTCTCCCCAGCAATAATGGAGCTAATAACAATACAACTAGCAGCGAAACTACCGGTTATGGTCTCAGAGAAAATCCAAAGAAGACTTGGAGACTtgcaaatcattcaagtgaagaTACTTCACTCCTTGACAAATCCTGCAAAGAGTGTGGCAAAGTATTCCAATCTTGGAAAGCTTTGTTTGGTCACATGAAATATCACTCGCTAGAGAAAGAAAAAGTGCCCAACAATAACAGCCTGGAGGAGCAGCAAGATTCTTGGACCAGTGCTAATAACCAAAAGCTGGTCATGGACAGCCAATCTGACAATGAAACTGCTGCTCCTAGTCGAAGAAAGagatcaaaaaggagaataaggtACATGGGTGCTGCAAATTCTTCTTCTCTGTCTTTTGCTAATAATGCTTCCTCCTCTGTTTCTGAAATTGATCAAGAACAAGAAGAGGTTGCTATGTGCTTGATGATGCTTTCTAGGGATGTTGGTCTGTGGGATGGCTTGAATTCTGTTGCTGAGTCCTCCGATAACAATTCTGTGTTTCTTGAAACTAATTTGGGtagttcaaaaactgaaaataagCCTTCTATTTGTGTTGGTACTGAGACTGTGAAAGTGAAAAAACTTGGTGAGAagttggagattgacgaatttgAGGATTATGATGATTTCAAAGTTGAAAACAGAAAATCAGAATTCTCTGCttcaaggatttcaagaaaaaggtTTACCAAGAATGATAAAGCCAAGAAGTCTGAGCTAGATGATGAATGTGAAGCTGAAAATTCTGGAGTTAAATTGGGCAAGAATTTGACCAAGGAAACTGGTTTGGATCAAGCTAAAATGGTTCCTAGCAAGTGCAGTTCTAGCAAGAGAAAGTTCAGCGACTCTTTTGATCCTGAATTGATGTCAGATTACTTGAAAAAGCTGACAACCGATGCCTCAGATTCTGAAGTTTGCAAGACCTCTGATAGAAGCAGCAGATTTGAGTGTACTACCTGTAGCAAGGTGTTCCACTCTTACCAAGCTTTAGGAGGCCATAGAGCTAGCCACAAAAAGACTAAAGGTTGCTTTGCTTCAAGAATTGACAGCAGTGAAAACAGCATTGAAACTGAACTACCTCCTGTCCCAACAGGAGATAGTAAGCTCATCAAATCCATCAAAAATGAGATTTCTGCTGATCACTTGGCCCTAGATTGTGACAACAAAGCTGAGACAAGTTATAGAGCAAAGAACAGTAAAGGACATGAGTGCCCTGTTTGTCTCAAGGTGTTCCCATCAGGCCAAGCATTGGGTGGTCACAAGAGGTCTCACTTAGTGGGAGGTACTAAGGCTAAAAACAACCAAACCATTGCAACTCAAGAACCAATTCCATCCGTTAGAGACTTCCCTGATCTTAATCTTCCTGCTCCTGTTGAAGAAGAGAACAATGGGCTTGTGGGGTTTAATCCATGGTGGATTGGAAGCAACCACAAGCATGAACCCCTTGTAGGTTTGATCTCTAATTGAGTTCTCTAATCTAGGCTATGCATGGTTAATTTTCAATAAAAAGGGATTCAAGAGTGTACAGATTCATTTATTCTTTTAAAGATTCAGAAAGAAATTAGCCAAGGTGTTGCTCTTAGTAGCCTTTTACTTGCGCCTACTTCACATTCCAATCCCACAAAATCAAATGTTAAACCCTCTTTTTCTTCACTTCATTTCCTATATGTTTTCCCTTCTTTTCATAGTTGTAAACAAGTTCAGGCACATTAAATCTCATGTGCCTAGAAACTACAATACTGTAATTGAATGTCAATTTTACTTAAATCACATTTGAAGTGTACTTGCCGAATCAAAAGCCGTTTGTTTCTGGGGTAATTATTTTTTCTTAGCATCAAAGAGAAATGAGTGAGGTATTGAAAATTTGGATGGGTGTGTGAAGTCATGAGAAGATAAAAGGCAATTTTATAATGCACACAAGGATAGCATGTGAGCTCAAAGGTGGTTGTTTAGTCACCTACCATAAAACAAGACAACCCATCTTACTTCTCCTCTTTCTCTCATACACAATATGCTGTTGCTATAAAAGTTAAATATAATC encodes:
- the LOC110636263 gene encoding zinc finger protein ZAT9-like — its product is MEEDQQFKHVCKFCCKSFSCGRSLGGHMRSHMINDITAQADGTKLTKKKLPSLPSNNGANNNTTSSETTGYGLRENPKKTWRLANHSSEDTSLLDKSCKECGKVFQSWKALFGHMKYHSLEKEKVPNNNSLEEQQDSWTSANNQKLVMDSQSDNETAAPSRRKRSKRRIRYMGAANSSSLSFANNASSSVSEIDQEQEEVAMCLMMLSRDVGLWDGLNSVAESSDNNSVFLETNLGSSKTENKPSICVGTETVKVKKLGEKLEIDEFEDYDDFKVENRKSEFSASRISRKRFTKNDKAKKSELDDECEAENSGVKLGKNLTKETGLDQAKMVPSKCSSSKRKFSDSFDPELMSDYLKKLTTDASDSEVCKTSDRSSRFECTTCSKVFHSYQALGGHRASHKKTKGCFASRIDSSENSIETELPPVPTGDSKLIKSIKNEISADHLALDCDNKAETSYRAKNSKGHECPVCLKVFPSGQALGGHKRSHLVGGTKAKNNQTIATQEPIPSVRDFPDLNLPAPVEEENNGLVGFNPWWIGSNHKHEPLVGLISN